A genomic window from Labeo rohita strain BAU-BD-2019 chromosome 6, IGBB_LRoh.1.0, whole genome shotgun sequence includes:
- the fkbp11 gene encoding peptidyl-prolyl cis-trans isomerase FKBP11 codes for MQIRTGIALVFLVAFAFVAAEDGDSKESIEQLVVETLVNPETCTITSEMGDTLQIHYTGRLMDGKVIDTSLSREPLVVELGKRSVITGLEQALVGLCEGQKIKATIPAHLAYGKRGFPPTIPADSTLEFEVEVISLSQQTPWQKLVNDVLPLLCLALVPTLLGLVGLYLYNKAHAQPQGKKKSKDKKSKKK; via the exons ATGCAAATTCGGACAGGGATCGCATTGGTTTTCCTCGTAGCTTTTGCATTTGTTGCAGCTGAGGACGGAGATAGCAAAGAATCGATCGAACAGTTGGTTGTGGAGACATTG GTGAATCCAGAGACATGCACGATTACATCAGAGATGGGAGACACGCTTCAAATCCATTACACG GGTCGATTAATGGACGGGAAGGTGATTGACACCTCTCTGTCTCGTGAGCCTCTGGTCGTAGAGTTGGGCAAGAGGTCTGTGATCACAG GCCTAGAGCAAGCCCTGGTTGGACTGTGCGAAGG ACAAAAAATCAAGGCCACGATTCCAGCTCATCTAGCGTATGGAAAGAGAGGATTCCCTCCAACTATTCCAG CGGACAGCACACTTGAGTTTGAGGTGGAGGTGATTTCTCTGTCCCAGCAAACGCCGTGGCAGAAGCTGGTCAACGACGTcttgcctcttttgtgcttggcgcTGGTTCCCACTTTACTGGGTTTAGTGGGTCTCTACCTCTACAACAAAGCACATGCACAACCTCAAGGCAAGAAGAAGAGCAAAGACAAGAAAAGCAAGAAGAAATAA
- the ccdc65 gene encoding dynein regulatory complex subunit 2, with the protein MPKKAGKKGGGRIAGMTEEERLLYMQQKAQAEEEIAKRKEDMLTHFLKDKLQKEERNTILNLHKLRQQWRAVLTQTKTAELRNDMAVLSQNFERVLDYKDNIIKSLVADLSEREQQSELARSSHLQNVDYLLELHRSRLAELELNFNTRLDELGSEYNTEREQILSHHQQESMYLEKVMFSMEKHYADLDNEARRDYQSTRNQIKKQNKEDKQTVKDQMEGVVEKLWQELQQVLHHYNESTKDRFIATESLQIKDEQSAKEIDTHKKHIQKLQESISALRFQLSSAQTGEEAQQLNFKRDELAQKVQHFRVQLTEAQAIRRKQLTKLTVQSSDATKKLQEIVAMGERLIRLSEMCSKLETEYEKVLPFYTSSLSEEELNQERVNAMEPPTEKLTQLMHDYSPLGKFWQRYNKVQLDHLCLKREKTLLLQENERLRLYLKQYLDEVSVSDESFRHQKLLVVLSPTLQDAAATERRDQKRYVVQEAANVVQKQF; encoded by the exons ATGCCTAAAAAAGCAGGGAAGAAAGGAGGTGGAAGAATTGCTGGAATGACAGAAGAGGAGAGACTCCTGTACATGCAGCAAAAGGCGCAAGCTGAGGAGGAGATAGCCAAAAGAAAAGAGGACATGCTCACACACTTCCTCAAG GATAAACTGCAGAAGGAGGAGAGAAACACCATACTGAATCTCCATAAGCTGCGGCAGCAATGGCGCGCTGTTTTAACGCAGACCAAGACAGCAGAGCTACGCAATGACATGGCAGTGCTCAGCCAAAACTTTGAGAGAGTCCTGGACTACAAAGACAACATCATTAAG AGTTTGGTGGCTGATCTGTCTGAGCGGGAGCAGCAGTCGGAGCTGGCACGCAGTTCTCATTTGCAGAATGTGGACTATCTGTTAGAGCTTCATAGGAGTCGGCTGGCAGAGCTAGAGTTGAACTTCAACACCAGGCTAGATGAACTTGGTTCAGAATATAATACTGAGAG agaGCAAATTCTTTCACATCACCAGCAGGAGAGTATGTATTTGGAGAAGGTGATGTTTTCCATGGAAAAGCATTATGCTGATCTTGACAATGAGGCTAGACGTGACTATCAGAGCACTcgcaatcaaataaaaaaacag AACAAAGAGGATAAGCAAACAGTGAAGGATCAAATGGAAGGGGTTGTGGAAAAACTGTGGCAGGAACTGCAGCAGGTTTTACACCACTACAACGAGTCCACCAAAGACAGATTCATCGCAACTGAGTCTCTGCAAATCAAGGACGAACAAAGTGCAAAAGAGATTGACACACATAAAAAGCACATTCAGAAGTTGCAG GAGTCCATCTCTGCTCTACGCTTTCAGCTGAGCTCTGCTCAAACCGGAGAAGAAGCTCAGCAGCTTAATTTCAAACGTGATGAGCTCGCCCAGAAAGTTCAACATTTCAGAGTCCAGCTCACTGAGGCTCAAGCGATTCGGAGAAAGCAGCTCActaaacttactgttcaaagcAGCGATGCTACTAAAAAACTGCAGGAGATTGTAGCCATG GGGGAAAGGTTGATTCGTCTCTCTGAGATGTGTTCTAAGCTGGAGACAGAGTACGAGAAGGTTCTGCCCTTCTATACATCATCACTGAGTGAAGAAGAGCTGAATCAGGAGAGAGTCAATGCCATGGAGCCGCCGACTGAGAAACTCACTCAG CTAATGCATGACTATTCTCCTCTTGGGAAGTTCTGGCAACGATACAACAAGGTTCAACTTGACCATTTGTGTCTGAAGCGAGAGAAAACGCTTCTGTTACAGGAGAACGAACGACTGAGGCTCTATCTGAAGCAGTACCTGGATGAAGTTTCGGTTTCTGATGAGAGTTTTCGGCATCAGAAGCTTCTGGTGGTGTTGTCTCCCACTCTACAGGATGCCGCTGCCACAGAGAGACGTGATCAGAAGCGCTACGTGGTCCAAGAAGCAGCAAATGTTGTGCAGAAACAGTTTTAG